A genomic stretch from Edaphobacter aggregans includes:
- the fabZ gene encoding 3-hydroxyacyl-ACP dehydratase FabZ yields MSDIEQSLEAAQESAPKQTMDILEIMSILPHRYPFLLIDRVVEMERKQRIVAIKNVTMNEPHFQGHFPDYPIMPGVLMVEAIAQTGGALLLTEIPDRDSKLMVFTGIENARFRRPVTPGDQLRIEVTVLNWRSRAVRMQGNITVDGKLVCDAIVMCQVVPRAAKKAAEVPAE; encoded by the coding sequence ATGAGTGATATAGAACAGAGCCTTGAAGCCGCGCAGGAGTCTGCGCCGAAGCAGACAATGGACATCCTTGAAATCATGTCCATCCTGCCCCACCGTTATCCGTTCCTGCTGATCGACCGCGTCGTCGAGATGGAGCGCAAGCAGCGCATCGTCGCCATCAAGAACGTGACGATGAACGAGCCGCACTTTCAGGGACACTTTCCTGACTATCCGATCATGCCGGGCGTGCTGATGGTCGAGGCGATTGCGCAGACTGGCGGTGCTCTTCTGCTGACCGAGATTCCTGACCGCGATTCAAAGCTGATGGTCTTTACGGGAATCGAGAATGCGCGGTTTCGGCGTCCTGTGACTCCGGGGGATCAACTCCGCATCGAGGTGACGGTGTTGAACTGGCGTAGCCGTGCGGTAAGGATGCAGGGCAACATCACGGTTGACGGCAAATTGGTGTGTGACGCGATTGTGATGTGCCAGGTGGTGCCGCGTGCTGCGAAGAAGGCCGCAGAGGTACCGGCTGAGTGA
- the lpxA gene encoding acyl-ACP--UDP-N-acetylglucosamine O-acyltransferase, translated as MSIHPTAIVAEGAQIPVSCTVGPYCTIGANVVLGEDCELISHVVLDGHLTMGSKNRVYPFACLGVAPQDLKYAGEPTRLEIGDGNTIREYVTISRGTVGGGGVTSVGSGCLIMAYTHIGHDSSIGNGCILANSATLAGHVIVEDYAVVGALCPVHQFCRIGKYSYIGGGTTITQNVLPYSLTSIERNNHAYGLNKVGLERRGFTPEQMKELRAAYRLLLASKMNTTQALEAMRETIAAGNAGEHVAYLADFIANSERGVIK; from the coding sequence GTGAGCATCCATCCGACAGCGATCGTCGCGGAGGGCGCTCAGATTCCGGTGAGTTGCACGGTGGGGCCGTACTGCACGATCGGCGCGAACGTTGTGCTGGGGGAGGACTGTGAGCTGATCTCCCACGTTGTGCTGGATGGGCACCTGACGATGGGCAGCAAGAACCGCGTCTATCCGTTCGCCTGCCTGGGAGTCGCACCGCAGGATTTGAAGTACGCTGGTGAGCCGACACGGCTGGAGATTGGCGATGGGAATACGATTCGCGAGTATGTCACGATCTCGCGGGGGACGGTGGGCGGCGGCGGCGTAACGAGTGTGGGATCGGGCTGCCTGATCATGGCCTACACGCATATTGGCCACGACTCTTCTATTGGGAACGGATGCATTCTGGCGAACTCGGCGACGCTGGCTGGGCATGTCATTGTCGAAGATTATGCCGTGGTGGGCGCGCTGTGCCCGGTGCACCAGTTCTGCAGGATTGGCAAATACTCCTACATCGGCGGGGGCACGACGATCACGCAGAATGTTCTGCCGTACTCGCTGACTTCGATTGAACGCAATAATCATGCGTATGGTTTGAATAAGGTGGGGCTGGAGCGGCGCGGGTTCACGCCGGAGCAGATGAAGGAGTTGCGCGCGGCGTATCGGCTACTGCTGGCGTCGAAGATGAATACGACGCAGGCACTGGAGGCGATGCGGGAGACAATCGCTGCTGGCAATGCCGGCGAGCATGTTGCTTATCTTGCCGACTTCATCGCCAACAGCGAACGCGGGGTTATCAAATAG